The sequence GCAAGGCAAGCGGCTCATTGTATCGCTGAGCCCGTGAAAACTCGTCACGCAAACGATGCTGTAAAGCGCGATGATTTAATAATCCCGTTAGATCATCCGTGGCAGATAATGCTTCGAGGTCTCGTCTTTTTGCATTGATTTTATCTTGTAGACTTTTGATACGCAGCATTGATTGAACGCGAGCACGCAACTCAAGTGGATTGTATGGTTTAGCCAAATAATCATCTGCCCCAAGTTTGAGACCCGCCACTTTAGAATCAATATCGCCTTGCACCGTGACTAAAATTATCGGAATAAACGAATCATTAGCCATCGATTTGACAATACGGCATACTTCAAGGCCGTTCATACGTGGCATCATGACGTCGAGAATAAGCAAATCAGGAATAACCTGACGAATACGCTCTATTGCTTGAACACCATCACTAGCAGTCTCGATTATCAAACCCATGCCATCTAGGGTTTCACGAACCAAATGCAAATTCACATGGTCGTCATCAACGACTAGTATGCGTTGTTTATTTTGTTGATTACCTTGCGCTTCGATCGCTAGCCTCCGAACCTATTAAAATTAATGGTACCACATGGTTGAGTATCGCTGCGAGTCCCACTTATTTTTTTTCCCAAAACCATCGGTTTCTTCACTTTTTAACCTCGAATTTACCTATTTCTTGATTTTAACCTCGAGTCTTTATGATTTCTTGATTTCTTACGTCTTAAATCTTACCCTGCCGATCTTAAAGCAGGTATAAATTAATACATCATTTTATAGATCCTCTCGACCAAAAGTGTCTGAGGGTGTAGCGATTATTCATATATGGCCACGGGTTATAGTCTACGCGAAGTTGCTCGCATGCTGAAAATTCCTGAGCAGCGCATTCGTGATTTTGTACGTGCGGGTATCCTAAGCGCTGACAACAACAAAACTGCGTCTAAAGAAATAAAGTTTGATTTTCGTGACATGCTAGTTTTACGTATGGCCATGCGCTTAATTAGCAATGGTCTTTCGTCTCGGCGCGTCAAAAAATCATTCATATTATTACAAAATCAAATTCGTAACGATCTTCCATTATCTGGTGTGCAGTTATTTGCTGAGAGCGGCAAAGTTATAGCTAGCGATGGGCATACCCTTTGGGAACCTGAAAGTGGTCAACAGCGTTTGCGCTTTGATGTTTTTGATGACGATGAACACGATGATGGTCAAACAGCTCAATCTAGAAAATATATCGTAAACAAAAATATTACCGAGCAAAAAAATGTTACTAAACCTGAATTAAATACCCCAATAAATGCTGATGGGTTACCCGCAAGTGCTGATGGCTGGTTTGATGTTGCCATGCAGCTTGAAGATTTTGAGCCACATCGCGCGTATGAAGCATATCTAAAAGCATTAGAAGCTAATCCCGAGCATGTCGATGCCTATATTAATGTTGGTCGCTTATGCTCAACTGCGGGTGAATTTAATCGTGCCGCGGCCTTTTTTAGGCAAGCAATACGAGTTGATCCTACTCATCCGGTAGCTCATTTTAACCTGGCAGTCACCTTGCACGATATAGGCGAACTTGAACCTGCGCGTGAAGCCTATCGTGATGCAATTGCTCACGATCCATATTTTGCTGATGCTCACT is a genomic window of Deltaproteobacteria bacterium containing:
- a CDS encoding diguanylate cyclase, producing the protein MNLHLVRETLDGMGLIIETASDGVQAIERIRQVIPDLLILDVMMPRMNGLEVCRIVKSMANDSFIPIILVTVQGDIDSKVAGLKLGADDYLAKPYNPLELRARVQSMLRIKSLQDKINAKRRDLEALSATDDLTGLLNHRALQHRLRDEFSRAQRYNEPLALLMIDIDQFKEVNDRYGHLFGDRVLSDVANILRESVREVDVCARYGGDEFMVFLPQTHFSGSLTVADRIWRTVSTKDFQDGKCNTHCTVSVGISFYPNKNVNTVEQLADLADQALYQAKREGRNRICLLQHVGYMYKPDRAAL
- a CDS encoding tetratricopeptide repeat protein encodes the protein MATGYSLREVARMLKIPEQRIRDFVRAGILSADNNKTASKEIKFDFRDMLVLRMAMRLISNGLSSRRVKKSFILLQNQIRNDLPLSGVQLFAESGKVIASDGHTLWEPESGQQRLRFDVFDDDEHDDGQTAQSRKYIVNKNITEQKNVTKPELNTPINADGLPASADGWFDVAMQLEDFEPHRAYEAYLKALEANPEHVDAYINVGRLCSTAGEFNRAAAFFRQAIRVDPTHPVAHFNLAVTLHDIGELEPAREAYRDAIAHDPYFADAHYNLAALLEQMGDHDGAIRHRQLYDAVIHQPG